In Synechococcus sp. UW69, the following are encoded in one genomic region:
- a CDS encoding histidinol-phosphate transaminase, with translation MNDNIQPFTPDGAPAARGAVEQLKAYSAPLEGRRTMLRLDFNENTIGPSPLVAQALRNFSTEEIAVYPEYDGLREALLQNLVETGCRPGLKADQVGLFNGVDAAIHAVFQAYGDAGETLLTTVPTFGYYSPCAGMQGMTIEAIPYQGETFEFPLAAIQQALEAQAPRLLLICNPNNPTGTRLPADQVIALAASAPGTLVVVDELYEAFTGDSVLPSADFMATPNLLVFRSLAKTAGLAGLRIGFAIGHADVVDRVSRVTGPYDVNSVAVAAAFAALADQSYVDAYVAEVLRARDWTLQALRDAGVRHHCDGGNYLLIWPQRPVDAVDAALREAGILVRSMAGKPLIDGCFRVSIGTTSQMQRFMEAFLPLEQ, from the coding sequence GTGAACGACAACATCCAACCGTTCACACCCGATGGTGCTCCTGCGGCCCGTGGTGCCGTTGAGCAACTCAAGGCCTACAGCGCTCCGCTGGAGGGTCGCCGCACGATGTTGCGGCTGGATTTCAACGAAAACACGATTGGCCCCAGCCCCCTGGTGGCCCAGGCGCTGCGCAACTTCAGCACCGAAGAGATTGCCGTGTATCCGGAGTACGACGGTCTGCGGGAAGCGCTGCTCCAGAACCTGGTGGAGACCGGCTGCCGGCCGGGGTTGAAGGCTGATCAGGTGGGCCTGTTCAACGGTGTGGATGCCGCCATTCATGCCGTGTTTCAGGCCTATGGCGATGCCGGTGAGACGTTGCTGACGACAGTACCCACCTTCGGGTACTACAGCCCCTGCGCCGGGATGCAGGGCATGACGATCGAGGCGATCCCCTATCAAGGCGAGACGTTCGAGTTCCCCCTGGCCGCCATTCAGCAAGCGTTGGAGGCCCAAGCGCCGCGGTTGCTGTTGATCTGCAATCCGAACAATCCCACCGGCACGCGTTTGCCAGCGGATCAGGTGATCGCTTTGGCTGCCTCAGCTCCGGGCACCTTGGTGGTGGTGGATGAGTTGTATGAGGCCTTCACCGGAGACAGTGTCTTGCCGAGCGCTGATTTCATGGCCACACCGAACCTGCTGGTGTTCCGTTCCCTGGCCAAAACGGCTGGTTTGGCGGGGCTGCGCATCGGATTTGCCATCGGCCATGCCGATGTGGTCGATCGGGTCAGCCGCGTTACCGGCCCCTATGACGTCAACAGCGTGGCCGTGGCCGCGGCGTTCGCTGCCTTGGCGGATCAGTCGTATGTGGATGCCTACGTGGCCGAGGTGCTGCGGGCCCGCGATTGGACCCTGCAGGCGCTGCGGGATGCTGGCGTTCGCCACCACTGCGATGGCGGCAACTATCTGTTGATCTGGCCCCAGCGACCCGTTGATGCAGTTGATGCGGCGTTGCGCGAGGCGGGAATCCTGGTGCGCTCGATGGCGGGCAAGCCCCTGATTGATGGGTGCTTCAGGGTGAGTATCGGCACCACCAGCCAGATGCAGCGCTTCATGGAGGCGTTCCTCCCCCTGGAGCAATGA
- a CDS encoding MBL fold metallo-hydrolase yields the protein MSVLRSAVTAAAGLTLSLTSPALAGGGVSISSYGQRALLIQGGGQSVLLNPYKAVGCAAGLPEPRLTAGVVLANSELADEGARDIAGGRFLGQPGSYRIGGLSLEGFASPHDRMGGRRFGNATIWRWQQGGLSFAHLGATAGELTAAARVLLGNPDVLIIGVGGGSKIYNAEEAAAVVNQLNPKRVIPVQYVNGDAPEGCDQEGVQPFLDAMGGTAVRRVGRSQTLPGSLDDTTVITVMQ from the coding sequence ATGTCCGTCCTGCGTTCCGCTGTGACCGCCGCTGCAGGCCTGACACTGAGCCTGACCTCTCCAGCCTTGGCGGGTGGTGGGGTGTCGATCAGCAGCTACGGGCAACGGGCCCTGCTGATCCAAGGCGGCGGCCAGTCGGTGCTGCTCAACCCCTACAAGGCAGTCGGTTGTGCTGCAGGGCTTCCTGAACCCCGGCTGACGGCCGGGGTCGTTCTGGCCAACTCCGAACTCGCCGATGAAGGGGCCCGCGACATCGCCGGTGGCCGCTTTCTGGGACAACCTGGGTCGTATCGCATCGGTGGCCTAAGCCTGGAGGGCTTTGCCAGCCCCCACGACCGGATGGGCGGACGCCGCTTTGGCAATGCCACCATCTGGCGCTGGCAGCAAGGGGGCCTCAGCTTTGCCCACCTCGGTGCCACCGCTGGAGAGCTCACCGCCGCCGCCCGGGTGCTGCTGGGCAACCCCGATGTGCTGATCATCGGCGTTGGCGGTGGCAGCAAGATCTACAACGCCGAGGAAGCCGCGGCGGTGGTGAATCAGTTGAACCCCAAACGCGTGATTCCAGTGCAATACGTCAACGGAGACGCGCCCGAAGGGTGTGATCAGGAGGGTGTGCAGCCCTTCCTCGATGCCATGGGCGGAACCGCTGTGCGTCGGGTGGGCCGGTCTCAAACCCTGCCGGGCAGCCTCGACGACACCACCGTGATCACGGTGATGCAGTAA
- a CDS encoding aminodeoxychorismate/anthranilate synthase component II: MLLVIDNYDSFTFNLVQYFGELAAQHPLAADLQVHRNDAISLEQIRALNPDAILLSPGPGDPDQSGVCLDILQELSATVPTLGVCLGHQAIAQVHGGRVVRAQQQMHGKTSPVLHKGDGVFAGLPQPLTATRYHSLIAERETLPDCLEVTAWLEDGTIMGLRHREHHHLQGVQFHPESVLTDQGHQLLANFLREAEG; encoded by the coding sequence ATGCTGCTGGTCATCGACAACTACGACAGCTTCACCTTCAACTTGGTGCAGTACTTCGGTGAGCTGGCCGCCCAGCATCCGCTGGCGGCGGATCTGCAGGTGCATCGCAATGACGCCATCAGCCTTGAGCAGATCAGGGCCCTGAACCCCGACGCGATCTTGTTGTCGCCCGGCCCGGGGGACCCAGATCAATCGGGCGTCTGCCTGGATATCCTCCAAGAGCTGTCGGCAACCGTGCCCACGCTGGGGGTGTGTTTGGGCCATCAGGCCATCGCCCAGGTGCACGGCGGCCGGGTGGTGCGCGCCCAGCAGCAGATGCATGGCAAGACCTCGCCTGTGCTGCACAAAGGCGACGGCGTGTTCGCAGGCCTGCCCCAACCGCTGACGGCCACCCGCTACCACTCCCTCATCGCCGAGCGCGAAACCCTGCCGGACTGCCTCGAGGTGACCGCCTGGCTTGAGGACGGCACGATCATGGGCCTGCGGCACCGGGAGCATCACCACCTGCAGGGGGTGCAGTTCCATCCCGAAAGCGTGCTGACCGATCAAGGCCACCAACTGCTGGCCAACTTCCTGCGGGAAGCCGAGGGATAA
- the argS gene encoding arginine--tRNA ligase: MLSLSQTLDAQLRAAMQRAFPEVETVLDPQLAPASKPEFGDFQANGALPLAKPLKQAPRQIATAIVEQLKADTAFTELCLEPQIAGPGFINLTIRPERLAAEVSVRLGDERLGVPAVTNKAPVVVDFSSPNIAKEMHVGHLRSTIIGDSLARVLEFRGHPVLRLNHVGDWGTQFGMLITHLKQVAPEALETADAVDLGDLVAFYREAKKRFDDDEAFQSTSRDEVVKLQGGDPVSLKAWGLLCDQSRREFQKIYDRLDIRLSERGESFYNPFLPAVIDGLKSAELLVTDDGAQCVFLEGVQGKDGNPLPVIVQKSDGGFNYATTDLAAIRYRFGAAPEGDGARRVVYVTDAGQANHFAGVFQVAERAGWIPEGARLEHVPFGLVQGEDGKKLKTRAGDTVRLRDLLDEAVERAETDLRSRLKEEERSESEEFIQHVAGTVGLAAVKYADLSQNRITNYQFSFDRMLALQGNTAPYLLYAVVRIAGIARKGGDLAATSAQLQFSEPQEWALVRELLKFDAVIAEVEEELLPNRLCSYLFELSQVFNRFYDQVPVLKADPEALASRLALCRLTADTLRLGLGLLGIATLDRM, translated from the coding sequence ATGCTCAGCCTGTCCCAGACCCTGGATGCCCAGCTGCGGGCGGCGATGCAACGGGCCTTCCCTGAGGTGGAAACGGTGCTGGATCCCCAGCTAGCACCGGCCAGTAAGCCCGAATTTGGCGATTTTCAGGCCAACGGTGCGCTGCCCCTGGCCAAGCCGTTGAAGCAGGCCCCACGGCAGATCGCCACGGCGATCGTGGAGCAGCTGAAGGCTGATACGGCCTTCACGGAACTGTGCCTGGAGCCTCAGATCGCCGGGCCTGGTTTCATCAACCTCACGATTCGCCCGGAGCGGTTGGCGGCGGAGGTGTCGGTGCGGCTTGGGGACGAGCGGCTCGGCGTGCCGGCGGTGACGAACAAGGCACCGGTGGTGGTCGACTTCTCGAGCCCCAACATCGCCAAGGAGATGCATGTGGGGCATCTGCGCTCCACGATCATTGGCGATTCGCTGGCGCGGGTGCTGGAGTTCCGTGGCCATCCCGTGCTGCGCCTCAATCACGTGGGCGACTGGGGCACCCAGTTCGGCATGTTGATTACCCATCTCAAGCAGGTGGCGCCGGAAGCACTTGAGACCGCCGATGCGGTGGATCTCGGAGACCTGGTGGCCTTCTACCGCGAGGCCAAGAAGCGCTTCGATGACGATGAAGCCTTCCAGTCCACCTCCCGCGATGAGGTGGTGAAGCTGCAGGGGGGCGATCCGGTGTCGCTCAAGGCCTGGGGCCTGCTCTGCGATCAGTCGCGGCGTGAGTTCCAGAAGATTTACGACCGGCTCGACATTCGCCTGAGTGAGCGCGGTGAATCGTTTTACAACCCCTTCCTGCCGGCGGTGATTGATGGGTTGAAGTCCGCCGAGCTGTTGGTCACCGATGACGGCGCCCAGTGTGTGTTCCTCGAAGGCGTGCAGGGCAAGGACGGCAACCCCCTGCCGGTGATCGTGCAGAAGAGCGATGGCGGCTTCAACTACGCCACCACCGATCTGGCGGCAATCCGCTACCGCTTTGGTGCTGCTCCTGAGGGGGATGGTGCCCGCCGTGTGGTGTACGTCACCGATGCCGGTCAGGCGAACCATTTCGCCGGTGTGTTCCAGGTGGCCGAACGGGCCGGCTGGATCCCTGAAGGCGCTCGCCTCGAGCACGTGCCCTTTGGCCTGGTGCAGGGGGAAGACGGCAAGAAGCTCAAGACCCGCGCGGGCGACACGGTGCGTCTGCGGGATCTGCTCGATGAAGCCGTCGAGCGCGCCGAGACCGATCTGCGCTCACGCCTGAAGGAGGAGGAGCGCAGCGAGTCGGAGGAGTTCATTCAGCATGTGGCGGGAACCGTGGGTTTGGCGGCGGTGAAATACGCCGACCTCAGCCAGAACCGGATCACCAACTACCAGTTCTCCTTCGATCGCATGCTGGCGTTGCAGGGCAACACGGCGCCCTATCTCCTTTATGCCGTGGTGCGCATCGCCGGCATCGCCCGCAAGGGTGGTGACCTTGCCGCCACCAGTGCACAACTGCAGTTCAGTGAGCCCCAGGAGTGGGCCCTGGTGCGGGAGCTGCTCAAGTTCGACGCCGTGATCGCTGAGGTGGAGGAGGAGCTGCTGCCCAATCGTTTGTGCAGCTATCTGTTCGAGCTCAGCCAGGTGTTCAACCGCTTCTACGACCAGGTGCCGGTGCTCAAGGCAGATCCGGAAGCTCTGGCATCCCGCCTGGCCCTCTGTCGTTTGACGGCGGACACCCTCAGACTGGGGCTCGGACTGCTGGGCATCGCCACCCTGGACCGCATGTGA
- a CDS encoding asparaginase: MKRLLLLATGGTIAGCAADSTTLNDYTAGVLGGDALLAAVPQLQDLATISVEQVANVDSADLLFEHWRALVDRIRDAFAADPELAGVVITHGTNTLEETAWLLQLLIDNPRPVVLVGAMRPATALSADGPLNLLQAVQVALSREARGHGVLVVMDGQIHSARAVTKVATQGVGAFASPGSGPLGWVDDVGVHLPTASGSRQVPFAGLALPERWPQVPILYGCVEPEPLLLIACLQAGVAGLVFTGTGAGQLSAAERSALQVWQGARPLMLRANRCGSGPVHGCPEDERLGLLAAGSLNPQKARVLLLLASLAGLDRAELAALITASP, from the coding sequence ATGAAGCGCCTGCTGCTGCTGGCCACCGGCGGCACCATTGCCGGCTGTGCGGCTGACAGCACAACGCTGAACGACTACACCGCTGGCGTGCTGGGGGGTGATGCCCTGCTGGCTGCGGTGCCGCAGCTGCAAGACCTGGCCACGATCAGCGTCGAGCAGGTCGCCAATGTCGACAGCGCCGATCTGCTCTTTGAGCATTGGCGCGCGCTGGTGGATCGCATTCGTGATGCCTTTGCGGCGGACCCAGAGCTGGCCGGGGTGGTGATCACCCATGGCACCAACACGTTGGAGGAAACCGCCTGGTTGCTGCAGCTGTTGATCGATAATCCCCGGCCGGTGGTGCTGGTGGGGGCGATGCGGCCGGCGACGGCTCTAAGTGCCGATGGCCCGTTGAATTTGTTGCAGGCGGTGCAGGTGGCCTTGAGCAGAGAAGCCCGCGGCCACGGTGTTTTGGTGGTGATGGATGGCCAGATCCATAGCGCTCGAGCTGTCACCAAGGTGGCGACCCAGGGGGTGGGGGCTTTTGCCAGTCCCGGCAGCGGGCCGCTGGGTTGGGTCGATGACGTTGGCGTTCACCTGCCAACGGCGAGCGGATCCCGGCAGGTGCCCTTCGCTGGGCTCGCATTACCCGAGCGATGGCCCCAGGTGCCGATTCTCTATGGGTGTGTGGAGCCGGAGCCGCTCCTGCTCATCGCTTGTCTTCAAGCGGGTGTTGCGGGCCTGGTGTTCACCGGCACTGGCGCCGGCCAGTTGTCGGCAGCTGAGCGTTCGGCCCTTCAGGTGTGGCAGGGGGCGCGGCCATTGATGTTGCGGGCCAACCGCTGTGGATCAGGTCCCGTGCACGGGTGCCCTGAGGATGAACGGCTTGGGCTGCTGGCGGCAGGGAGCCTGAATCCCCAGAAAGCTCGAGTGCTGTTGTTGTTGGCTTCTCTTGCTGGATTGGATCGCGCAGAGCTGGCTGCGCTGATTACTGCATCACCGTGA
- the nadC gene encoding carboxylating nicotinate-nucleotide diphosphorylase, which produces MDWQSPALTAALETWLEEDIGRGDLTAAALKGQQGQAHWVANQEGRFCGGPLVQRLFQRLDPGVSVRLLREDGAAVEVGECLLELQGPATALVAGERTALNLAMRLSGIATATADLVAQLQGTGVRLADTRKTTPGLRVLEKYAVRCGGGINHRMGLDDAAMLKENHIAWAGGITAAIAAVREQAPWPTAVIVEAETDAQALEAVQAGANGVLLDEFTPQQLSALVPRLRDCSASGVVLEASGIQPEQLQAYAATGIDLISTSAPVTRSRWLDLSMRFT; this is translated from the coding sequence TTGGACTGGCAATCCCCGGCACTCACCGCTGCGTTGGAGACCTGGCTGGAGGAAGACATCGGTCGCGGTGATCTGACGGCTGCTGCGTTGAAGGGCCAGCAGGGTCAAGCCCATTGGGTCGCCAACCAGGAGGGGCGGTTCTGCGGTGGCCCGTTGGTGCAGCGCTTGTTTCAGCGCCTTGATCCTGGGGTGAGCGTGCGTTTGCTGCGGGAGGACGGCGCCGCCGTCGAGGTGGGCGAATGCCTGCTGGAGCTGCAGGGACCTGCAACGGCTTTGGTGGCAGGAGAACGCACTGCCTTGAATCTGGCCATGCGGCTGTCGGGCATTGCCACAGCCACCGCTGATCTGGTGGCCCAACTCCAGGGCACGGGTGTGCGTCTTGCTGACACCCGCAAGACCACCCCTGGGCTTCGCGTGCTGGAGAAATACGCGGTGCGTTGCGGCGGCGGCATCAACCACCGCATGGGGCTCGATGACGCGGCCATGCTTAAGGAGAACCACATTGCCTGGGCGGGGGGCATCACGGCGGCCATTGCAGCCGTGCGCGAGCAGGCGCCCTGGCCCACGGCCGTGATTGTGGAAGCAGAGACCGATGCCCAGGCGCTGGAAGCGGTTCAGGCGGGCGCCAATGGAGTGCTCCTTGATGAGTTCACTCCCCAGCAGCTCAGTGCTCTGGTGCCTCGCCTGCGTGACTGCAGCGCTAGTGGGGTGGTGCTTGAGGCCTCGGGCATTCAGCCCGAACAGCTGCAGGCCTATGCCGCCACCGGGATCGATCTGATCTCCACCAGCGCGCCGGTCACCCGGAGCCGCTGGCTCGATCTGAGCATGCGCTTCACCTGA